A window of the Parabacteroides merdae ATCC 43184 genome harbors these coding sequences:
- a CDS encoding recombinase family protein, producing MTIAYIRTYSNKQQTESQKNAIEQFAKAKKIEIDKWLKDAKNSSKEKNRLEDVIKNLQEGDILIVADVTRLSRKLMEIMHLILLCIEKKVALYCIKEGYSFEDNVNSKTLAFTFGLVSEIESKLISARTKEALTASKNKGTKLGRPLGSPKTEFLLSQKSQIERELKEENATYAELADYYKVSLSGFKRFIRENIPNLPSRRKKKNDTE from the coding sequence ATGACAATCGCTTATATACGTACATATTCAAATAAACAACAAACAGAGAGCCAGAAAAACGCAATCGAACAATTTGCAAAAGCAAAAAAAATTGAGATTGACAAATGGTTGAAAGATGCTAAAAATTCTTCCAAAGAGAAAAACCGACTCGAAGACGTAATAAAAAATTTACAAGAAGGCGATATTCTTATCGTCGCCGATGTCACTCGACTCAGCAGGAAACTAATGGAGATAATGCATTTGATTTTGTTGTGTATTGAAAAGAAAGTGGCACTTTACTGTATCAAGGAAGGTTATTCATTTGAAGATAACGTGAACAGCAAGACGTTGGCATTTACATTTGGGCTTGTTTCTGAGATTGAAAGCAAACTTATTTCTGCCCGTACGAAAGAAGCATTGACAGCCAGTAAAAACAAAGGAACAAAATTAGGACGTCCTTTGGGAAGCCCCAAAACCGAATTTCTCCTTTCCCAGAAAAGCCAGATCGAAAGAGAATTGAAAGAAGAAAATGCAACATATGCCGAATTAGCCGATTATTATAAGGTTTCTTTAAGCGGTTTCAAGCGCTTCATTCGGGAAAATATACCGAACTTACCTTCAAGAAGGAAAAAGAAAAACGATACCGAATAA
- the rlmD gene encoding 23S rRNA (uracil(1939)-C(5))-methyltransferase RlmD has protein sequence MARNKKQLPLLEKVTITDVAAEGKAIARVNDMVVFVPFVAPGDVIDIQLTRKKHSYAEGKAVFFHEYSSLRAIPFCEHFGVCGGCKWQHLPYEEQIRYKHKQVIDNLTRIGKIEMEEILPIKGSKHTTFYRNKLEFTFSNKKWLTEEEVKTEAKFDCMDAVGFHIPGMFDKVLDIHKCWLQNDISNRIRLAVKEYCLTHEGYPFFDLRNQEGFVRTLMIRTASTGDLMVVLVFFYEDVERREALLSYVAEQFPEITSLMYVINEKCNDTITDQDVLVFRGKDHIIEDMEGLQFKVGPKSFYQTNSEQAYELYKVAREFAGLTGNEMVYDLYTGTGTIANFVSRQAKKVIGIEYVPEAIEDAKVNSSLNKIENTLFYAGDMKDILTQDFINQHGRPDVIITDPPRAGMHDDVINTILFAEPERIVYVSCNPATQARDLSLLSVKYAVKKVQPVDMFPHTHHVENVVLLEKLKVKN, from the coding sequence TTGGCAAGAAATAAGAAGCAGTTGCCTTTATTAGAAAAGGTAACAATAACAGATGTAGCCGCAGAAGGAAAGGCTATCGCACGCGTGAATGACATGGTCGTATTCGTACCTTTTGTTGCGCCCGGAGATGTTATAGACATACAATTGACACGCAAGAAACATAGTTATGCGGAGGGAAAAGCTGTATTTTTCCATGAATATTCCTCCCTGCGTGCCATTCCGTTCTGTGAACATTTCGGCGTATGCGGTGGCTGTAAATGGCAACATCTACCCTATGAGGAACAGATTCGCTACAAACACAAGCAGGTGATCGACAACCTGACCCGGATCGGTAAGATCGAAATGGAAGAAATACTCCCGATCAAGGGTTCCAAACATACGACTTTCTATCGTAACAAACTTGAATTTACATTCTCTAACAAGAAATGGTTGACGGAAGAGGAAGTGAAAACCGAGGCCAAGTTCGATTGCATGGATGCTGTAGGCTTTCATATTCCGGGAATGTTCGACAAGGTGCTCGACATTCACAAATGCTGGTTGCAGAACGACATATCGAACCGCATCCGTTTGGCAGTCAAAGAATACTGCCTGACACACGAAGGCTATCCGTTCTTCGACCTTCGCAATCAGGAAGGATTTGTGCGTACGTTGATGATCCGTACGGCTTCAACGGGCGATCTGATGGTAGTGCTGGTATTTTTCTATGAAGATGTGGAACGCCGCGAAGCGCTTCTCTCCTATGTGGCTGAACAGTTCCCGGAGATCACTTCGCTGATGTATGTCATCAACGAAAAATGCAACGATACGATTACCGACCAGGACGTCCTTGTGTTCCGCGGAAAAGACCATATCATCGAGGATATGGAAGGACTTCAGTTCAAAGTAGGGCCGAAATCGTTCTACCAGACCAACAGTGAACAGGCTTACGAACTCTATAAAGTTGCCCGCGAATTTGCCGGACTGACCGGAAACGAGATGGTTTATGACCTGTACACCGGAACCGGCACGATCGCCAACTTCGTCTCCCGCCAGGCAAAGAAAGTGATCGGTATCGAATATGTGCCCGAAGCGATCGAAGATGCCAAAGTGAACTCCTCGCTGAATAAGATCGAGAATACACTGTTCTACGCCGGCGACATGAAGGATATCCTGACACAGGATTTCATCAACCAACACGGCCGTCCGGATGTTATTATCACAGACCCGCCTCGTGCCGGTATGCATGACGATGTGATCAACACGATTCTTTTTGCGGAACCGGAACGTATCGTTTACGTGAGCTGTAACCCCGCGACACAGGCACGCGACCTGAGCCTGCTCTCGGTGAAGTATGCCGTTAAGAAGGTACAGCCGGTAGATATGTTCCCACATACGCATCATGTGGAAAATGTCGTCCTCCTGGAGAAATTAAAAGTTAAGAATTAA
- a CDS encoding MltF family protein, translated as MNKIILLFSFALLLSGCNRARQEQGQEDDDVTIDLPQLKAQGEITAVTLYSSTSYFQYKMQPMGYEYELIKDFARSEGLKLNIKVAESPAKLIEMLEAGEADVVAYPIQISNRMKEKLIYCGREEQDCQVLIQRANKGDKVITDVTELLGKDVYVKPGTKYFERLKNLDVELGGGIRIHEADADTVTTEDLIGMVSQGEIPYTISDENIARLNKTYFWNLNVSLKISFMQRSSWVVRKSSPELAKAIDAWASDKAGTHVYKALTKRYFELSKQPVTTELPEVKNGHVSPYDELFRKHAKNIGWDWQLLASIGYQESRFNPNVVSWAGAEGLMGIMPNTAKALGVTPHELKNPDTGIRTGVDCLRRFRQGFGKITDPVEKIKFTLAAYNAGIGHIYDAQRLAEKYGKDPYVWDDNVAEYIRMKNDPEYYNDPVCKHGYLRGSETFNYVREVMERYNYYLHKTGKK; from the coding sequence ATGAACAAGATCATCCTCCTGTTTTCATTTGCTTTGTTGTTGTCCGGTTGTAATCGTGCGAGGCAGGAACAAGGACAGGAGGATGACGATGTAACAATTGACCTGCCTCAACTGAAAGCGCAAGGCGAAATAACGGCCGTCACGCTATATAGCTCGACTTCCTATTTTCAGTATAAGATGCAGCCGATGGGTTACGAATACGAACTGATCAAGGATTTCGCCCGTTCGGAAGGTCTTAAACTGAATATTAAAGTTGCCGAAAGTCCTGCCAAACTGATCGAAATGTTGGAAGCGGGAGAAGCCGATGTCGTCGCCTACCCGATTCAGATCAGCAACCGCATGAAAGAGAAACTCATCTATTGCGGACGGGAAGAGCAAGATTGCCAGGTGCTGATCCAACGTGCCAACAAAGGCGACAAGGTGATCACCGACGTGACGGAGCTGCTCGGAAAAGATGTCTATGTAAAGCCGGGAACCAAATATTTCGAACGGTTGAAGAACCTCGATGTCGAATTAGGAGGCGGTATCCGGATTCATGAAGCGGATGCCGACACAGTGACAACGGAGGATCTGATCGGCATGGTTTCGCAAGGAGAAATCCCTTACACCATAAGCGACGAGAATATAGCCCGCCTGAACAAAACTTATTTCTGGAACCTGAACGTTTCGCTGAAGATCAGTTTTATGCAACGCTCCTCATGGGTCGTACGCAAAAGCAGCCCCGAACTGGCTAAGGCCATCGACGCGTGGGCATCCGACAAGGCGGGAACGCATGTCTACAAGGCTTTGACGAAACGCTATTTCGAACTGAGCAAACAACCCGTCACGACCGAACTGCCGGAAGTCAAAAACGGACATGTATCGCCCTACGACGAGCTGTTCCGCAAACATGCCAAAAACATCGGCTGGGACTGGCAGCTACTTGCTTCTATCGGCTACCAGGAATCCCGTTTCAATCCGAACGTCGTCTCATGGGCCGGCGCAGAAGGGCTGATGGGAATCATGCCGAACACGGCAAAGGCTTTAGGGGTAACGCCTCACGAACTGAAAAATCCGGACACGGGAATCCGTACGGGTGTGGATTGCCTGCGCCGTTTCCGTCAGGGATTTGGAAAAATAACGGACCCAGTCGAAAAGATCAAGTTCACCTTAGCGGCTTACAATGCCGGGATCGGGCATATCTACGATGCCCAACGACTGGCAGAGAAATACGGCAAAGACCCATACGTCTGGGATGATAATGTGGCCGAATATATCCGGATGAAGAACGATCCGGAGTACTACAATGATCCGGTCTGCAAACACGGCTACCTGCGTGGTTCGGAAACCTTCAATTATGTGCGCGAGGTGATGGAGCGTTACAATTATTATCTTCATAAAACAGGAAAGAAATAA
- a CDS encoding ATP-binding protein has protein sequence MNNLSFHITDITANSIRANASEIGLSVEEQDTRIVIRITDNGSGMDAETARRVTNPFYTTRTTRKVGLGLPFLIQNAEQTGGSVTLTSEPGKGTEVRAVFHSDHIDCPPWGDLPGTVALLITGNPEINVCFEYRSGETGYSISTNEIKEILDGVPLSYPKVMLLIKEMIKENIRS, from the coding sequence ATGAATAATCTATCTTTTCATATCACCGATATCACCGCAAACAGTATCCGGGCGAATGCTTCGGAGATAGGGCTGTCCGTAGAAGAGCAGGATACCCGCATCGTCATCCGCATCACGGACAACGGCTCAGGGATGGATGCGGAAACCGCCCGGCGTGTCACGAACCCGTTCTACACCACCCGCACGACTCGCAAAGTCGGACTCGGCCTTCCCTTCCTGATCCAGAATGCGGAGCAGACCGGCGGCAGTGTCACCCTGACATCCGAGCCGGGAAAGGGAACGGAAGTGAGGGCTGTCTTTCATTCGGATCATATCGATTGCCCGCCTTGGGGAGATCTTCCGGGTACAGTCGCCTTGTTGATCACCGGCAATCCGGAAATAAACGTTTGCTTTGAATACCGTTCGGGAGAAACCGGATATTCAATCAGCACGAATGAAATAAAAGAGATTCTGGACGGCGTCCCACTGAGCTATCCGAAGGTGATGTTGCTTATTAAGGAGATGATAAAAGAAAATATCCGGTCTTGA
- a CDS encoding PHP domain-containing protein, with the protein MKEYRVDLHLHTCLSPCGSLEMSPQRIVETALERGLDAIAVTDHNSTLQCPEIQALGEERGLMVFAGAEVTTREEAHCVALFADDRTRAAFQMYLDDYLPPVPNDPERFGDQVWVNARNEIVGEAPYLLISALDRSVEQIAAVVHRLGGLFIAAHVERPSFSLISQLGFIDPSLPLDAIEFKDAARYERLLAAHAYLKHYTIYSASDAHDPGQIGTKYSLLRADVLDFEHLAMAFRKENGHTIVTA; encoded by the coding sequence ATGAAGGAGTACCGGGTAGATTTGCACCTGCACACCTGTCTTTCGCCTTGCGGAAGCTTGGAGATGAGCCCGCAGCGGATTGTGGAAACGGCCCTCGAACGGGGGTTGGATGCCATTGCTGTGACGGATCATAACAGCACGCTGCAATGTCCCGAAATCCAGGCTTTAGGGGAGGAGCGGGGACTCATGGTCTTTGCCGGTGCGGAGGTGACGACACGCGAAGAGGCGCACTGCGTGGCACTTTTTGCAGATGACCGGACCCGTGCCGCTTTCCAGATGTATCTGGATGACTATCTGCCGCCTGTCCCGAACGACCCTGAACGATTCGGCGACCAGGTCTGGGTGAACGCCCGGAACGAGATCGTGGGGGAAGCCCCTTATCTGCTTATCTCGGCCCTCGACCGGAGTGTGGAACAGATTGCCGCAGTGGTGCATCGTCTGGGCGGGTTGTTCATTGCGGCCCATGTCGAACGTCCTTCGTTCAGCCTGATCAGCCAGTTGGGGTTTATAGATCCTTCGTTGCCGCTGGATGCAATCGAGTTCAAGGATGCTGCCCGCTATGAAAGGCTGTTGGCGGCACATGCTTATTTGAAGCATTACACGATCTATAGCGCTTCTGATGCGCATGATCCCGGACAGATCGGCACGAAATATTCCCTGTTAAGGGCAGATGTGCTTGATTTTGAACATTTAGCAATGGCTTTCCGGAAGGAAAACGGTCATACGATTGTAACAGCATGA
- a CDS encoding DRTGG domain-containing protein: protein MKVSDLVKELNLTVFCGEAGLDAEISGGYTSDLLSDVMGHIDEGMLWVTMQTHQNIVAVATLKDAAAVLIVNGASPDEETLEKGKEEDVPLLGTPLSAFEVTGKIYSLLQQA from the coding sequence ATGAAGGTCAGTGATTTAGTGAAAGAATTGAACTTAACCGTTTTTTGCGGAGAGGCAGGACTGGACGCGGAGATTTCCGGCGGCTACACCAGCGACTTGTTGAGTGACGTAATGGGACATATAGACGAAGGAATGTTGTGGGTCACGATGCAGACACACCAGAACATCGTGGCGGTCGCCACCCTGAAAGATGCGGCTGCCGTCCTGATCGTGAACGGGGCTTCGCCGGACGAGGAGACGCTTGAGAAAGGAAAAGAGGAAGACGTGCCTTTGCTCGGAACGCCGCTTTCCGCATTCGAAGTAACGGGAAAAATATACAGCCTTTTGCAACAGGCATGA
- a CDS encoding [Fe-Fe] hydrogenase large subunit C-terminal domain-containing protein, producing the protein MEETKFYHALKIDNDRCVGCTHCMTKCPTGAIRIREGKASIRKGWCVDCGECLKACPTEAIYVEQDDFQKIFDYKARVVLVPTVFIGQFSKYTTEEDIFSALYELGFTHVFQVEFTADMIHREMLRQMELAEDKPVISSFCPAIVRLIQVRFPALVDNILLVKPPVNATATYYHKVLEEDGFSSEEIGIFYVTPCAAKIASLKGAEGYSSTIKGVINMDTLYNKVYHILKNRPKNYTPECVLPPSLTKKEMRWSQTGGETKHFSGRCLAIDEIHNVIEFLERMESTTEVRNVDFLELRACDRSCAGGVLAVANRFLTAERVMKRSMKRDKAPLIYSDRLEALSYLKQHITIRPLQPNPKLRYEGNIEEVLKKMEQVRKLMCYLPGIDCGACGSPNCQALAEDIVRHEAQFSDCVFMQRNMEKHGKLDKEHAFRLIEKTWGKDRLNKDCYKKGAKYEGQ; encoded by the coding sequence ATGGAAGAGACAAAGTTTTACCACGCATTGAAAATAGACAATGACCGTTGTGTCGGCTGTACCCACTGCATGACGAAGTGCCCGACCGGTGCGATTCGTATCCGCGAGGGGAAAGCCTCCATCCGTAAAGGTTGGTGTGTGGACTGCGGCGAATGTCTGAAAGCCTGCCCGACGGAAGCCATCTATGTGGAGCAGGACGACTTCCAGAAGATATTCGACTACAAGGCCCGTGTCGTGCTGGTTCCGACGGTCTTTATCGGGCAGTTCTCCAAATATACGACGGAGGAAGATATTTTCAGTGCGCTGTACGAACTGGGGTTTACGCATGTGTTCCAGGTCGAGTTTACGGCAGACATGATCCATCGCGAGATGCTCAGGCAGATGGAGCTGGCGGAGGATAAACCTGTCATCAGTTCGTTTTGCCCGGCTATCGTCCGGCTGATACAGGTGCGCTTCCCGGCCCTGGTCGATAATATCTTGTTGGTGAAGCCGCCGGTCAATGCGACAGCCACTTACTATCATAAGGTATTGGAAGAAGATGGTTTCTCGTCCGAAGAAATCGGTATTTTTTATGTGACGCCCTGTGCGGCGAAGATCGCCTCCCTGAAAGGTGCGGAGGGATATTCGTCCACGATCAAAGGCGTGATCAATATGGATACCCTATATAATAAGGTATATCATATCCTGAAAAACCGTCCGAAGAACTACACGCCCGAATGCGTCCTTCCGCCCTCCCTGACCAAGAAGGAGATGCGTTGGAGCCAGACGGGAGGCGAAACCAAACATTTCTCCGGCCGCTGCCTGGCGATAGACGAGATACACAATGTCATCGAATTCTTGGAACGGATGGAGTCGACCACCGAAGTCCGCAATGTGGACTTCCTCGAACTGCGTGCCTGCGACCGGAGTTGTGCCGGTGGCGTGCTGGCAGTCGCCAACCGTTTCCTGACAGCCGAGCGGGTGATGAAGCGTTCGATGAAACGCGACAAAGCCCCGCTGATCTATTCCGACCGGTTGGAGGCGTTGTCCTATCTGAAACAACACATCACCATTCGTCCGCTTCAACCCAACCCGAAGTTGCGATACGAAGGAAATATCGAAGAAGTCCTGAAAAAGATGGAGCAGGTGCGCAAGTTGATGTGCTACCTGCCCGGCATCGATTGCGGGGCCTGTGGTTCGCCCAACTGCCAGGCGTTGGCGGAAGACATTGTCCGCCATGAGGCGCAGTTCAGCGATTGCGTCTTCATGCAGCGCAATATGGAGAAGCACGGGAAGCTGGACAAGGAACATGCTTTCCGCCTGATCGAAAAGACGTGGGGGAAAGACCGGTTGAATAAAGATTGTTATAAGAAAGGAGCCAAATATGAAGGTCAGTGA
- a CDS encoding ATP-binding protein, with amino-acid sequence MQFRFELEGGNFSKAGYASSQIKKVLKQLSVDPRIIKRVVVALYEAEVNVVAHAWRGTVLADIEVDRISLLLQDEGPGIPDIGQAMQEGFSTASAAVREMGFGAGMGLPNMKKNVDELTIESKVGEGTVVRMLTYFSANDR; translated from the coding sequence ATGCAATTCAGATTTGAACTGGAAGGAGGCAACTTCTCAAAAGCCGGCTATGCTTCGAGCCAGATAAAGAAGGTGTTGAAGCAACTGTCCGTCGATCCGCGCATCATCAAGCGGGTGGTCGTCGCTCTTTATGAAGCCGAAGTCAACGTTGTGGCACACGCCTGGCGGGGGACGGTTCTGGCCGATATCGAAGTCGACAGGATCAGCCTTCTGTTGCAAGACGAAGGTCCCGGCATTCCCGATATCGGACAGGCCATGCAGGAAGGTTTCTCCACCGCATCGGCAGCCGTCCGCGAGATGGGGTTCGGTGCAGGCATGGGGTTGCCCAATATGAAGAAGAATGTAGATGAATTAACGATCGAGAGCAAAGTAGGAGAGGGCACGGTTGTCCGTATGCTGACCTACTTCTCCGCAAACGACAGATAG
- a CDS encoding DRTGG domain-containing protein, which translates to MKIRQIMALTGATVVCGNGREDHEVQCAFASDLMSDVLTLDCNGVLLVTGLCNMQTIRTAEMADVSCILFVRGKKATPDILQLAAENEMILMETDHSMYHTVGELYCNGLPPIY; encoded by the coding sequence ATGAAGATACGGCAGATAATGGCACTTACCGGCGCGACAGTCGTGTGTGGTAACGGCCGGGAAGACCATGAAGTGCAGTGCGCCTTCGCCAGCGACCTGATGAGCGATGTCCTGACATTGGATTGCAACGGCGTGCTCCTCGTCACGGGTCTGTGCAACATGCAGACGATCCGGACGGCAGAGATGGCGGATGTTTCCTGCATCCTGTTCGTCAGGGGAAAGAAAGCGACTCCCGATATTTTACAACTGGCGGCAGAAAACGAGATGATCCTGATGGAAACGGACCACTCGATGTACCATACAGTCGGTGAACTTTATTGTAACGGCCTTCCGCCGATCTATTAA
- the coaW gene encoding type II pantothenate kinase: protein MGVVIGIDVGGSTTKIIGVENKSIQSPMFVKATDPVTSLFGAFGKYIYDNGITLPEIEMVMLTGVGSAFIDQPLYGLPTAKTDEFLANGLGAKYTASLENLIVVSMGTGTSFVKVEGPHIQHIGGIGIGGGTLLGLSRLLLKTQDIHLIAEMARKGTLTNIDLQIQDICNRPLPDLPLDATASNFGKADGNASPEDIASGIIHMVLQSIGQAAILSALNSPIRNFVLIGNLTQLPQCKEIFPKLEEMYGVRFLIPKYSEYRTAIGAALTYMDGAPIHPIK from the coding sequence ATGGGCGTAGTAATAGGTATTGACGTAGGTGGAAGCACAACCAAGATTATCGGAGTGGAAAACAAGAGCATCCAGTCGCCGATGTTCGTCAAGGCGACCGATCCGGTCACCTCGCTCTTCGGAGCTTTCGGCAAGTATATCTATGACAACGGGATCACCTTGCCGGAGATCGAGATGGTGATGCTGACGGGTGTGGGAAGCGCTTTCATCGACCAACCGCTATACGGCTTGCCGACAGCCAAGACCGATGAATTTCTGGCCAACGGCCTCGGAGCCAAATATACCGCTTCGCTGGAAAACCTGATTGTCGTAAGCATGGGGACGGGAACTTCTTTCGTAAAGGTTGAAGGACCGCATATCCAGCATATCGGCGGCATCGGCATCGGAGGCGGAACCTTGCTCGGACTCTCCCGCCTGCTCCTGAAAACGCAGGACATCCATCTGATCGCTGAAATGGCCCGGAAAGGGACCCTGACGAATATCGACCTCCAGATACAGGACATCTGCAACAGGCCCCTGCCCGACCTGCCGTTGGACGCCACCGCCTCCAACTTCGGAAAGGCGGACGGCAACGCCTCTCCCGAAGACATTGCTTCCGGGATTATCCACATGGTCTTGCAATCGATCGGCCAGGCTGCCATCCTGTCGGCTCTCAACAGCCCGATCCGCAATTTCGTCCTGATCGGCAACCTGACGCAACTGCCCCAGTGCAAGGAAATCTTCCCTAAGCTGGAAGAAATGTATGGCGTCCGTTTCCTGATCCCCAAATATTCGGAATACAGGACAGCCATAGGCGCCGCCCTCACCTATATGGACGGGGCACCGATTCATCCGATCAAATAA
- a CDS encoding DUF6078 family protein produces the protein MMKDTSYSKIPSNYGLCAADCPRGDTCLRRIAYDRIPANVVFPPTLHLKAIEAMAGKCKYYRSNEKVRYAKGFLCTVGALAVSVSGTFRYRLIGSWGVRRYYQKRKGETLLSPAEQQQVVALARKLGVRLDEYFDGYVEEYDW, from the coding sequence ATGATGAAAGACACATCTTATTCTAAAATTCCTTCTAATTACGGTTTATGTGCGGCAGACTGTCCTCGCGGCGACACTTGTCTCAGGCGGATCGCATACGACCGTATTCCGGCAAATGTTGTTTTTCCTCCGACATTGCATCTGAAAGCGATAGAAGCGATGGCGGGGAAGTGCAAGTATTACCGTTCCAACGAGAAAGTGCGTTATGCCAAAGGGTTCCTGTGTACGGTCGGAGCCTTGGCGGTCAGTGTGTCGGGTACGTTCAGGTATCGTCTGATCGGTAGTTGGGGAGTCAGGAGATATTATCAGAAGCGGAAAGGAGAAACGTTGCTGTCACCGGCCGAGCAGCAGCAGGTGGTTGCGCTTGCCAGGAAGTTAGGCGTGCGGTTGGACGAATACTTTGACGGATATGTGGAGGAATACGACTGGTGA
- a CDS encoding aminopeptidase P family protein — MFAKETYIARRAKLKQTIGSGLLLFLGNDESGMNYADNTYHFRQDSTFLYFFGLPYAGLSAIIDIDNNREIIFGDELTIDAIVWMGTQPTLKEKSEAAGITEVRPFKEIETYLKNAQQKGQPIHYLPTYRAEHQIKLFQWLGVVPGAEKPSVPFIMGVVNQRNYKSEEEIAEIEKACIVTADMHLAAMRTVRPGIRESEVAAAVAEVAYANNYELSFPIIATINGQTLHNHDHSNLIKSGDMLLLDAGAETEMGYAGDMSSTIPADAKFTTRQREIYDIQVAAHEAAVAALRPGIPFVDVYELSCKVIMEGLKELGFVKGDPMEAVRAGAHAMFMPCGLGHMMGLDVHDMENLGEVYVGYDGQPKSTEFGRKSLRLGRKLEPGFVLTIEPGVYFIPELMDLWRSQNKFTEFINYDKLFTYKDFSGIRNEEDYLITENGARLLGKKIPVRAEEVEAIRK; from the coding sequence ATGTTCGCAAAAGAAACTTATATCGCCCGCAGGGCTAAATTAAAACAGACGATAGGTTCCGGCCTGCTGTTATTTTTGGGTAACGATGAGTCAGGCATGAACTATGCCGATAACACATACCATTTCCGCCAGGATTCCACTTTTCTGTATTTCTTCGGGCTTCCCTACGCCGGGCTGTCCGCCATCATCGATATAGACAACAACCGCGAGATCATTTTCGGCGACGAACTGACGATCGACGCAATCGTCTGGATGGGAACACAGCCGACGCTGAAGGAAAAGAGCGAAGCAGCCGGTATCACCGAAGTACGTCCGTTCAAGGAAATCGAAACCTATCTGAAGAACGCGCAGCAGAAAGGCCAGCCGATTCATTACCTGCCGACTTACCGCGCCGAACACCAGATCAAGCTGTTCCAGTGGTTAGGCGTCGTTCCGGGAGCCGAAAAACCTTCCGTACCTTTTATTATGGGCGTTGTCAACCAGCGTAACTATAAGAGCGAAGAAGAAATTGCCGAAATAGAAAAGGCTTGTATCGTGACAGCCGACATGCATCTGGCCGCCATGCGCACCGTTCGTCCGGGCATCCGCGAAAGCGAAGTGGCCGCCGCCGTTGCCGAAGTTGCTTATGCCAACAATTACGAACTCTCTTTCCCGATCATCGCGACGATCAATGGGCAGACGTTGCACAACCATGATCATAGCAATTTGATCAAGAGTGGCGATATGCTTCTGCTCGATGCCGGCGCCGAAACGGAGATGGGATATGCCGGCGATATGTCGTCAACGATTCCTGCCGATGCCAAATTCACCACTCGCCAACGTGAGATCTATGATATCCAGGTGGCTGCCCACGAAGCAGCTGTTGCAGCTTTGCGTCCGGGTATCCCGTTTGTCGATGTATATGAATTGTCCTGCAAAGTGATCATGGAAGGCCTGAAAGAGTTGGGCTTCGTGAAAGGCGATCCGATGGAAGCAGTCAGAGCCGGTGCTCATGCCATGTTCATGCCTTGTGGCCTGGGACACATGATGGGACTGGACGTTCACGATATGGAAAACTTAGGCGAAGTCTACGTCGGATATGACGGTCAGCCGAAGAGCACGGAGTTCGGACGCAAGTCTCTCCGCCTCGGACGTAAGTTGGAACCGGGCTTTGTCCTGACTATCGAGCCGGGCGTTTACTTTATCCCCGAACTGATGGATCTCTGGAGAAGCCAGAACAAGTTCACCGAATTTATCAATTACGACAAGCTGTTCACATATAAAGATTTCAGCGGTATCCGCAACGAAGAGGACTATTTGATCACCGAAAACGGCGCCCGCCTGTTAGGTAAAAAGATCCCCGTCCGTGCTGAAGAGGTCGAAGCGATAAGAAAATAA